A genomic window from Nocardioides jiangxiensis includes:
- a CDS encoding TetR/AcrR family transcriptional regulator has translation MSQGPRSRLIGAAIELVREKGVEGTGLAELLERGCTARRSLYQHFPGGKHELIEASTLAAGRFIESGIRGAEGATVAGSVADFLDASIANATATDFRLGCPVGAAALAPADAAIVIGAAGTTFASWSAALAEHLVREGHAPDAAASLAGFVVSSYEGALLRARAARSTEPLEQAKQHLLPLLTAPDRR, from the coding sequence ATGAGCCAGGGTCCCCGTTCGCGCCTCATCGGGGCGGCGATCGAGCTGGTCCGCGAGAAGGGCGTCGAAGGCACGGGCCTCGCCGAGCTCCTCGAGCGTGGCTGCACCGCCCGCCGTTCGCTGTACCAGCACTTCCCCGGAGGCAAGCACGAGCTGATCGAGGCCTCGACCCTCGCCGCCGGCCGCTTCATCGAGTCCGGGATCCGCGGAGCCGAGGGAGCCACGGTCGCCGGCTCCGTGGCCGACTTCCTCGACGCCTCCATCGCCAACGCGACGGCGACCGACTTCCGGCTCGGCTGCCCCGTCGGCGCCGCCGCCCTGGCCCCCGCCGATGCGGCGATCGTGATCGGCGCCGCGGGCACGACGTTCGCGTCATGGTCGGCGGCACTCGCCGAGCACCTGGTCCGCGAGGGGCACGCCCCCGACGCCGCCGCCTCGCTCGCAGGATTCGTGGTCAGCAGCTACGAGGGGGCGCTCCTGCGGGCCCGTGCCGCCCGCTCCACCGAGCCGCTCGAGCAGGCCAAGCAGCACCTCCTGCCCCTCCTGACGGCACCCGACCGCCGGTAG
- a CDS encoding cyclic nucleotide-binding domain-containing protein, whose translation MNAANRALRSQGTPDLNADASRIASRLGTFELFRDADRGDLLTIAASGVELSAPAGWSLIWAKTPADKAYVILSGEVDIKLTDGRTVRLGAGDVVGEKAILEHKLRTATVVAATPLEVLHFTADAVTRLYADVPAFRAALDTTLAKHAA comes from the coding sequence ATGAACGCTGCAAACCGTGCCCTGCGCTCGCAGGGAACCCCCGACCTCAACGCCGACGCGTCCCGCATCGCCTCGCGACTCGGCACCTTCGAGCTCTTCCGGGATGCCGACCGCGGCGACCTGCTCACGATCGCCGCCTCCGGCGTCGAGCTGAGCGCTCCCGCCGGCTGGTCGCTGATCTGGGCGAAGACCCCGGCCGACAAGGCCTACGTCATCCTCTCCGGCGAGGTCGACATCAAGCTGACCGACGGCCGGACCGTGCGCCTGGGCGCCGGCGACGTCGTCGGCGAGAAGGCGATCCTCGAGCACAAGCTGCGCACGGCGACCGTCGTCGCCGCGACGCCGCTCGAGGTCCTGCACTTCACCGCGGACGCCGTCACCCGGCTGTACGCCGACGTCCCGGCCTTCCGTGCCGCGCTCGACACGACGCTGGCCAAGCACGCAGCCTGA
- a CDS encoding serine/threonine-protein kinase, with translation MTVGTGSLLGGRYRVGDLLGQGGMAEVYRATDERLGREVAVKVLRLRADEGSDRARFAAEARTLARLDHPSIVTLLDAGLEEAQPWLAMELVDGTHLGSRFGSGPLPAAEVALVGQQVAEALAYAHATGVVHRDVKPGNILLAPDRRALLADFGIAHALDSATRHTAVGQSVGSPAWLAPEQAAGEGVSGASDVYSLGLVLLEALTGERAFTGTPTELVHARLAAAPVVPPSLPPGWAALLRAMTALAPADRVPAEVVAVRLAGFDGVDLPPDPDATAAFVAAPDPGETQLLAVAPDGATGRRSVIAAVPRGLWAVAAVLLALLIVLVLWLALRGDPEPVAPRHTTTPMATPTTTPTRASSGPGVTPSKQPAQHHAPAKKGAGKKGAGKSGGKSQGGTKK, from the coding sequence ATGACAGTCGGAACGGGATCACTCCTGGGTGGCCGCTACCGGGTCGGCGACCTGCTCGGCCAGGGAGGGATGGCCGAGGTCTACCGCGCGACCGACGAGCGGCTCGGGCGCGAGGTGGCGGTCAAGGTGCTGCGGCTCCGTGCCGACGAGGGCTCTGATCGCGCCAGGTTCGCCGCCGAGGCACGGACCCTCGCCCGGCTCGACCACCCGTCGATCGTCACCCTGCTCGATGCCGGCCTCGAGGAGGCCCAGCCGTGGCTGGCCATGGAGCTCGTGGACGGCACGCACCTCGGCAGCAGGTTCGGATCGGGGCCGCTCCCGGCCGCCGAGGTCGCCCTGGTCGGCCAGCAGGTCGCCGAGGCCCTGGCCTACGCGCACGCGACCGGGGTGGTCCACCGTGACGTGAAGCCGGGCAACATCCTGCTGGCCCCCGACCGACGCGCGCTCCTCGCGGACTTCGGCATCGCCCACGCGCTCGACAGCGCGACGCGGCACACTGCTGTGGGGCAGTCGGTGGGGTCACCCGCCTGGCTCGCGCCCGAGCAGGCGGCCGGGGAGGGCGTCTCCGGAGCCAGTGACGTCTACTCGCTGGGACTGGTGCTGCTGGAGGCGCTGACCGGCGAGCGCGCCTTCACCGGAACGCCGACGGAGCTGGTGCACGCCCGGCTGGCGGCGGCGCCGGTCGTGCCGCCGAGCCTGCCGCCGGGCTGGGCAGCCCTGCTGCGTGCGATGACGGCGCTCGCTCCCGCCGACCGCGTGCCGGCGGAGGTGGTGGCGGTGCGCCTGGCCGGATTCGACGGCGTGGACCTGCCGCCCGACCCGGACGCGACGGCCGCCTTCGTCGCCGCTCCCGACCCCGGGGAGACGCAGCTCCTGGCGGTGGCGCCGGACGGGGCCACCGGCCGGCGGTCCGTGATCGCCGCGGTGCCCCGCGGGCTGTGGGCGGTCGCTGCGGTCCTGCTCGCCCTCCTGATCGTGCTCGTCCTGTGGCTGGCCCTGCGGGGAGATCCCGAGCCCGTGGCTCCGCGGCACACGACGACTCCCATGGCGACGCCGACGACCACCCCGACCCGCGCCTCGAGCGGGCCAGGCGTCACGCCCTCCAAGCAGCCGGCGCAGCACCACGCGCCCGCCAAGAAGGGCGCCGGCAAGAAGGGCGCCGGCAAGAGCGGCGGAAAGTCGCAGGGCGGGACGAAGAAGTAG
- a CDS encoding alpha/beta fold hydrolase yields MLAHERHGAGSPIVLIHGIGHRRQGWDPIVPLLVAEGHEVITVDLPGHGESPAYDAGGKDVKDYLHEVFEELYAHLGIDRPHVVGNSLGGLIALQGAVNGNAGSVTCLSPAGFWKGGRDFLYVRGLFRTMITAAGLLAPVAPLLMRYTVGKALGFSWLVQHPSRIPADHALGDFRNMLKARPAVAQLFKGAYMFEGPLPVPATIAWSEHDKVLLPYQAKVAQQRLPEAFHTVIPGVGHVPMSDDPQLVARVILDSIARAGKGTGAAA; encoded by the coding sequence ATGCTCGCCCACGAACGTCATGGCGCTGGTTCGCCCATCGTCCTCATCCACGGCATCGGCCACCGTCGCCAGGGCTGGGACCCGATCGTCCCGCTCCTGGTCGCCGAAGGCCACGAGGTGATCACCGTCGACCTGCCGGGTCACGGCGAGTCGCCGGCGTACGACGCCGGGGGCAAGGACGTGAAGGACTACCTGCACGAGGTCTTCGAGGAGCTCTACGCCCACCTCGGCATCGACCGCCCGCACGTCGTGGGCAACAGCCTCGGTGGCCTGATCGCGCTGCAGGGGGCCGTCAACGGCAACGCCGGCTCGGTCACCTGCCTCTCGCCGGCGGGCTTCTGGAAGGGCGGACGCGACTTCCTCTACGTGCGTGGCCTCTTCCGGACCATGATCACGGCCGCGGGGCTGCTCGCGCCGGTGGCTCCGCTGCTGATGAGGTACACGGTCGGCAAGGCGCTCGGCTTCTCGTGGCTGGTGCAGCACCCCAGCCGCATCCCCGCGGACCACGCCCTCGGCGACTTCCGCAACATGCTGAAGGCCCGCCCTGCGGTGGCGCAGCTGTTCAAGGGTGCCTACATGTTCGAGGGGCCGCTCCCGGTGCCGGCGACGATCGCCTGGTCCGAGCACGACAAGGTCCTCCTGCCCTACCAGGCCAAGGTCGCGCAGCAGCGCCTGCCCGAGGCGTTCCACACGGTCATCCCGGGCGTCGGCCACGTGCCGATGTCGGACGACCCGCAGCTGGTCGCCCGCGTCATCCTCGACAGCATCGCCCGCGCCGGGAAGGGCACCGGCGCCGCCGCCTGA
- a CDS encoding acyltransferase codes for MPWTTRGDALQPAHRTRLLACGVLAEVLDDLPLREVTAPLPSWWHEQGNALYVADRMSIPQAMVEVLTTYPFRDALIACATGMEFFSSVLVGGDGATIFVGPNTFMTAADLYCGAGSVLVLNAEVVATGKAIVDARNGGSVVAQPDQLWAAGAYVVTDDMHRLEDLETGARLNPYGAHIRLGRHVWLGRDAIVSGHVEIGEGAVVGTRSLVRNQKVPAHTAVAGTPARVIREGVTWRGEDTP; via the coding sequence ATGCCCTGGACCACGCGCGGTGACGCCCTGCAGCCAGCGCACCGCACGCGCCTGCTCGCGTGCGGCGTGCTCGCGGAGGTCCTCGACGACCTTCCGCTGCGGGAGGTGACCGCGCCGCTGCCCTCGTGGTGGCACGAGCAGGGCAACGCCCTCTACGTCGCCGACCGCATGTCGATCCCGCAGGCGATGGTCGAGGTGCTCACCACCTACCCCTTCCGCGACGCCCTGATCGCGTGTGCGACCGGCATGGAGTTCTTCTCCAGTGTCCTGGTCGGCGGCGACGGCGCGACGATCTTCGTCGGCCCGAACACGTTCATGACCGCCGCCGACCTCTACTGCGGTGCCGGGTCTGTCCTGGTGCTCAACGCGGAGGTCGTCGCCACGGGCAAGGCGATCGTCGACGCCCGCAACGGCGGTTCGGTCGTCGCGCAGCCGGACCAGCTGTGGGCGGCGGGGGCCTACGTCGTCACCGACGACATGCACCGGCTCGAGGACCTCGAGACCGGCGCCCGTCTCAACCCCTACGGCGCCCACATCCGCCTGGGCCGCCACGTCTGGCTCGGTCGCGACGCGATCGTCAGTGGTCACGTCGAGATCGGCGAGGGCGCCGTGGTCGGCACGCGCAGCCTGGTGCGCAACCAGAAGGTGCCCGCCCACACCGCTGTCGCCGGCACCCCTGCGCGGGTGATCCGCGAGGGTGTGACGTGGCGCGGCGAGGACACGCCCTGA
- a CDS encoding TetR/AcrR family transcriptional regulator has product MTSATEAAADRNGDRNAERRRLLLDAGVTLLGAEEAGAVNVRAACRPTGVTERYFYDIFGTRDAYVRAVYDDVCAQAAAALAEASSGGGDFRALATSSVEAFVGLMIDRPDMGRVLLLAPYREPTLAQAGLGHMPEFFAVVAAAIPESVGAEARQLTSIGLVGALTSLFTQFLAGSLAVTRDTLVAHCVDLIVDAAERSGAAGSA; this is encoded by the coding sequence GTGACCTCCGCTACCGAGGCGGCCGCTGACCGCAACGGCGACCGCAACGCCGAACGACGCCGGCTGCTCCTGGACGCCGGCGTGACGCTGCTCGGCGCCGAGGAGGCGGGTGCGGTCAACGTCCGCGCCGCCTGCCGGCCCACGGGCGTGACGGAGCGCTACTTCTACGACATCTTCGGCACCCGCGACGCCTATGTGCGCGCGGTCTACGACGACGTCTGTGCCCAGGCCGCCGCTGCCCTGGCCGAGGCGTCGTCGGGTGGTGGCGACTTCCGGGCGCTGGCCACCAGCTCGGTCGAGGCGTTCGTGGGCCTGATGATCGACCGCCCCGACATGGGTCGGGTCCTGCTCCTCGCCCCGTATCGTGAGCCGACCCTGGCCCAGGCAGGCCTGGGTCACATGCCCGAGTTCTTCGCGGTGGTGGCTGCCGCGATCCCCGAGTCCGTCGGCGCCGAGGCCCGGCAGCTCACCTCGATCGGCCTCGTGGGTGCCTTGACGTCCCTCTTCACGCAGTTCCTCGCGGGGTCCCTGGCGGTCACCCGCGACACCCTGGTCGCCCACTGTGTCGACCTCATCGTGGACGCGGCCGAGCGCAGCGGCGCCGCCGGGTCGGCCTGA
- a CDS encoding (2Fe-2S) ferredoxin domain-containing protein translates to MSSASAGPTVTLCRDCCCGTARKHPGVDHDAQVEALREGLSDSGRVVVSQCLLACERSNVVVVTPTPAARRAGAKPVWLSRILFPAETQAVIDWVNAGGPGVVEVPTRLLGKVAPRPGFWESDPF, encoded by the coding sequence GTGAGCTCCGCCTCCGCAGGTCCGACGGTCACGCTCTGCCGTGACTGCTGCTGCGGGACGGCGCGCAAGCATCCGGGTGTCGACCACGACGCCCAGGTCGAGGCACTGCGGGAGGGCCTGTCCGACTCCGGTCGGGTGGTCGTCTCGCAGTGCCTCCTCGCCTGTGAGCGCTCCAACGTCGTCGTGGTCACTCCGACGCCCGCTGCCCGCAGGGCCGGCGCGAAGCCGGTGTGGCTCTCGCGCATCCTCTTCCCGGCCGAGACCCAGGCCGTCATCGACTGGGTGAACGCCGGCGGTCCCGGCGTCGTCGAGGTGCCGACACGCCTGCTGGGCAAGGTCGCGCCACGGCCCGGCTTCTGGGAGTCCGACCCGTTCTGA
- a CDS encoding CbtA family protein, producing the protein MSIGDLLRRGLAAGAAAGCLAAVWLLLITERSIKAALRIEDARNALAQATMKAHQGHVHAEDELVTHDQQIVFAVLALVVVGALLGLVFAVVYAAARTRLPGYHDTTKALALGGIAFFAVTLFPFIAIPGNPPAVGDPSTINERTVIYLGAISLGILLVLAAFALDKALVGQVHSGLRTVLVLAFVVLAGTGLQLLIPNTPDAIQSKDFALQGNLSLNASPELIWNFRMASLGQYVVLWGALAAFFGALITRKAEQSLTADRETVSA; encoded by the coding sequence ATGTCCATCGGTGACCTGCTCCGCCGCGGACTCGCGGCCGGAGCCGCTGCAGGCTGCCTTGCTGCAGTCTGGCTGCTGCTGATCACCGAGCGCTCGATCAAGGCCGCCCTCAGGATCGAGGACGCGCGCAACGCGCTCGCCCAGGCGACGATGAAGGCCCACCAGGGACACGTCCACGCCGAGGACGAGCTGGTCACGCACGACCAGCAGATCGTCTTCGCCGTGCTCGCGCTCGTCGTCGTGGGAGCCCTGCTCGGGCTGGTCTTCGCCGTCGTGTACGCCGCCGCGCGCACGCGGCTGCCCGGCTACCACGACACGACGAAGGCGCTCGCGCTCGGAGGCATCGCCTTCTTCGCGGTGACGCTCTTCCCGTTCATCGCGATCCCGGGCAACCCGCCGGCGGTCGGTGACCCCTCGACGATCAACGAGCGCACGGTGATCTACCTCGGGGCGATCTCGCTCGGCATCCTGCTGGTGCTGGCGGCATTCGCCCTCGACAAGGCGCTGGTCGGTCAGGTCCACAGCGGCCTGCGCACGGTGCTCGTCCTGGCGTTCGTCGTACTCGCGGGCACCGGGCTCCAGCTGCTGATCCCCAACACGCCGGACGCGATCCAGAGCAAGGACTTCGCGCTCCAGGGCAACCTGTCGCTGAACGCGTCGCCCGAGCTGATCTGGAACTTCCGGATGGCCTCCCTCGGTCAGTACGTCGTCCTGTGGGGCGCGCTGGCGGCGTTCTTCGGCGCGCTCATCACCCGCAAGGCCGAGCAGTCGCTGACGGCCGACCGGGAGACCGTCTCCGCGTGA
- a CDS encoding CbtB domain-containing protein produces the protein MTPTQLSAIRVPAWAWALLALAAFAVLFALQANDVVLGSDKAMWLHELTHDARHALGVPCH, from the coding sequence ATGACCCCCACGCAGCTCTCCGCGATCCGCGTCCCCGCCTGGGCCTGGGCCCTGCTCGCGCTCGCCGCGTTCGCCGTCCTCTTCGCCCTGCAGGCCAACGACGTCGTCCTCGGCTCCGACAAGGCGATGTGGCTCCACGAGCTCACGCACGACGCGCGTCACGCCCTCGGCGTTCCCTGCCACTGA
- a CDS encoding DUF421 domain-containing protein — protein sequence MSPSGPDFLSELSQHQFSADLGTDVVVTVLMAIAATVVIYLALFSLVRVLGTRTLANLSTFDFACMIAVGAVVGRTAVLGRPNLLTGVVALLTLFTLQGVFGFARTRRGTGRLLTPRAVVIVRDGVIDLDALRRVRITQDELRLAVRRAGLPGLAAVGLVVLEQNGTLSVVRAGDREAWLEADLSVAEPVQDRAER from the coding sequence ATGTCGCCTTCCGGTCCCGACTTCCTCAGCGAGCTCAGCCAGCACCAGTTCAGCGCCGACCTGGGCACGGACGTGGTGGTCACGGTGCTCATGGCGATCGCCGCCACCGTCGTCATCTACCTCGCGCTGTTCAGCCTCGTGCGCGTCCTCGGCACGCGGACGCTGGCCAACCTGTCGACGTTCGACTTCGCCTGCATGATCGCCGTCGGGGCCGTCGTCGGCCGTACCGCCGTGCTCGGCCGACCGAACCTGCTCACCGGCGTCGTCGCCCTGCTGACGCTCTTCACGCTGCAGGGCGTCTTCGGCTTCGCCCGGACGCGGCGTGGCACGGGCCGGCTGCTCACCCCTCGGGCCGTCGTCATCGTCCGCGACGGCGTCATCGACCTCGACGCCCTCCGCCGCGTGCGGATCACGCAGGACGAGCTGCGACTGGCCGTACGCCGGGCAGGCCTGCCGGGGCTGGCAGCCGTCGGCCTCGTCGTGCTCGAGCAGAACGGCACCCTCAGCGTGGTCCGCGCCGGTGACCGCGAGGCCTGGCTCGAGGCGGACCTGTCAGTCGCCGAGCCGGTCCAGGACCGCGCCGAGCGCTGA
- the cobC gene encoding Rv2231c family pyridoxal phosphate-dependent protein CobC has translation MSVVVGVGGRASAAPEALVTLVQQVLSGHRLTLAEVDVLATIDHRTGHAGLALLAVSADAGIRGFTAAELAGQAVAHPSAVVAAHSGTPSVAEAAVLAAGATPLGPPEKADDWVVAVGRVAAVRGPGQAGQEAGRDPGWFPPVPERLLHHGDVEVEPGMVDFAVNVHADEPPAFLSRALHAAIADLARYPDPARATAAVAAAHGIDPECVLLTHGAAEAFGLVAQQPWLRPAVVHPQFTEPEAALRAHGHDPRSLILTAQAGFRLAGLDPQDADLVVVGNPTNPTSRLHPRAEVAQLGDTATLLVDEAFLDVVEGIEAPVDSLVPLAAGDPRILVTRSLTKTYSIAGLRIGYLVGHPDVLRRLAVRRSPWPVSTLAAAAAEACVSPEGLAYAAQVRADLPSRLVALQEVLGSRGFAVVEDPRGPFVLARHPEAARIRERLRAARVAVRRADTFPGLDETWLRFAARGAAEVSALGAVLDRLGD, from the coding sequence GTGAGCGTCGTCGTGGGCGTCGGAGGACGCGCGTCGGCCGCGCCGGAGGCGCTGGTGACCCTCGTCCAGCAGGTCCTCTCCGGGCATCGCCTCACCCTCGCCGAGGTCGACGTGCTGGCCACGATCGACCACCGCACCGGCCACGCAGGGCTGGCTCTGCTCGCGGTCAGCGCTGACGCGGGCATCCGCGGCTTCACGGCCGCGGAGCTGGCCGGGCAGGCTGTCGCCCACCCGAGCGCGGTCGTCGCCGCCCACAGCGGTACGCCGAGCGTCGCCGAGGCCGCCGTGCTGGCCGCCGGGGCGACGCCGCTCGGGCCGCCGGAGAAGGCCGACGACTGGGTGGTCGCGGTCGGTCGCGTCGCCGCCGTCCGCGGACCCGGACAGGCCGGGCAGGAAGCGGGCCGTGACCCGGGCTGGTTCCCTCCGGTTCCGGAGCGCCTGCTGCACCACGGCGACGTCGAGGTCGAGCCGGGCATGGTCGACTTCGCGGTCAACGTCCATGCGGACGAGCCGCCGGCGTTCCTGAGCCGGGCGCTGCATGCCGCGATCGCCGACCTTGCCCGCTACCCGGATCCCGCGCGGGCGACGGCGGCGGTCGCCGCTGCCCACGGCATCGACCCGGAGTGCGTCCTGCTGACCCACGGTGCGGCGGAGGCGTTCGGCCTGGTCGCGCAGCAGCCGTGGCTGCGACCGGCGGTGGTGCACCCGCAGTTCACCGAGCCCGAGGCGGCGCTGCGTGCGCACGGTCACGACCCGCGGAGCCTGATCCTCACGGCGCAGGCCGGGTTCCGGTTGGCCGGCCTCGATCCGCAGGATGCCGACCTGGTCGTGGTCGGCAACCCCACCAACCCGACCAGCCGACTCCACCCGCGCGCGGAGGTCGCGCAGCTCGGCGACACCGCCACGCTCCTCGTCGACGAGGCGTTCCTCGACGTCGTCGAGGGCATCGAGGCGCCCGTCGACTCCCTGGTGCCGCTCGCTGCGGGTGACCCGCGCATCCTCGTCACGCGCAGCCTGACCAAGACCTACTCGATCGCCGGGCTGCGGATCGGCTACCTGGTCGGCCACCCCGACGTGCTCCGCCGGCTCGCGGTGCGGCGCAGCCCGTGGCCCGTCTCCACGCTGGCGGCCGCGGCGGCCGAGGCGTGCGTGAGCCCCGAGGGGCTGGCGTACGCCGCGCAGGTGCGCGCCGATCTCCCGTCGCGGCTCGTGGCGCTGCAGGAGGTGCTGGGCAGCCGCGGCTTCGCGGTCGTCGAGGACCCGCGTGGTCCGTTCGTGCTCGCCCGGCACCCGGAGGCCGCGCGGATCCGCGAGCGGCTGCGCGCGGCGAGGGTCGCGGTCCGCCGGGCCGACACCTTCCCGGGCCTCGACGAGACCTGGCTGCGCTTCGCGGCCCGGGGTGCCGCGGAGGTGTCAGCGCTCGGCGCGGTCCTGGACCGGCTCGGCGACTGA
- a CDS encoding DUF1905 domain-containing protein, producing MSWTFDAELFRWDANASWFFVRLPQELSDEVRDSLTGPPGGFGSVRVEVRIGASRWATSLFPEKSAGAYVLPVKKAVRAAEDLDDGDLVSVEIALEQA from the coding sequence GTGAGCTGGACCTTCGACGCCGAGCTCTTCCGCTGGGATGCCAACGCCTCCTGGTTCTTCGTCCGCCTGCCCCAGGAGCTGAGCGACGAGGTCCGCGACAGCCTGACCGGTCCGCCGGGCGGATTCGGCTCGGTGCGGGTCGAGGTCCGCATCGGTGCGAGCCGCTGGGCCACCTCCCTCTTCCCGGAGAAGAGTGCCGGCGCCTACGTGCTCCCGGTCAAGAAGGCCGTGCGGGCCGCCGAGGACCTCGACGACGGAGACCTGGTGAGCGTCGAGATCGCGCTGGAGCAGGCGTGA
- a CDS encoding cobyrinate a,c-diamide synthase produces the protein MTTTLPRFVVAAPGSGHGKTMIATGLMAALRARGLEVSPHKVGPDYIDPSYHGLAAGRVGRNLDPMLQGEERIVPLLLHGALTPTPADVAVIEGVMGLFDGQLGGAGFSSTAHVARLVQAPVVLVVDCAAASRSVGAVVHGFTTYDPEVRVAGVILNNVASPRHEAEVRASIVGIPVLGVVPRLPEIVVPSRHLGLIPVAERAPEALAAVDALADLISTHVDLDALLELAGSAPALDVEPWSPSGRAVRAEAWDDSDELRTPGPTVAVFGGPAFSFTYAENVEQLTAAGAHVVTVDPLAGDRLPVGTAAVVIGGGFPEMHLDALAANAQLLEEVRAFAAAGGPTVAECAGLLYLGQVLDGVEMAGVVPMTAAMTKRLTLGYRRATALADGPLVRAGEQVTGHEFHKTAVTYAAPGQESWRWELHDGTSATEGWVSSNVHASYLHVHGAGHPEHAERLVALARSYAASVPA, from the coding sequence GTGACCACCACCCTCCCGCGCTTCGTCGTCGCCGCGCCGGGGTCCGGCCACGGCAAGACGATGATCGCGACCGGCCTGATGGCGGCGCTGCGCGCCCGGGGCCTCGAGGTGTCGCCGCACAAGGTGGGTCCGGACTACATCGACCCGAGCTACCACGGGCTGGCCGCGGGGCGCGTGGGGCGCAACCTCGACCCGATGCTGCAGGGTGAGGAGCGGATCGTCCCGCTGCTGCTCCACGGCGCCCTCACGCCGACACCTGCCGACGTCGCGGTCATCGAGGGCGTCATGGGCCTCTTCGACGGGCAGCTCGGCGGTGCGGGGTTCTCCTCGACGGCCCACGTCGCGCGCCTGGTCCAGGCGCCGGTGGTGCTGGTCGTCGACTGCGCGGCCGCGTCGCGCTCCGTCGGTGCCGTGGTGCACGGCTTCACGACGTACGACCCCGAGGTCCGCGTCGCCGGCGTCATCCTCAACAACGTCGCCTCGCCCCGCCACGAGGCCGAGGTGCGCGCGTCGATCGTCGGCATCCCGGTGCTCGGTGTCGTCCCGCGCCTGCCCGAGATCGTGGTGCCCTCGCGCCACCTGGGCCTGATCCCCGTCGCCGAGCGGGCCCCCGAGGCCCTGGCCGCCGTCGATGCGCTGGCGGACCTGATCAGCACCCACGTCGACCTCGATGCGCTGCTGGAGCTCGCGGGGAGCGCCCCCGCCCTCGACGTCGAGCCCTGGTCGCCCTCCGGTCGCGCCGTGCGTGCGGAGGCGTGGGATGACAGCGACGAGCTGCGCACCCCCGGCCCGACGGTCGCGGTCTTCGGTGGCCCCGCCTTCTCCTTCACCTACGCCGAGAACGTCGAGCAGCTCACCGCCGCCGGCGCGCACGTGGTGACCGTCGACCCGCTCGCCGGTGACCGGCTCCCCGTCGGGACGGCGGCGGTCGTGATCGGCGGCGGCTTCCCCGAGATGCACCTCGACGCCCTGGCCGCCAACGCGCAGCTGCTCGAGGAGGTCCGTGCGTTCGCCGCCGCTGGTGGCCCGACGGTCGCCGAGTGCGCGGGCCTGCTCTACCTCGGTCAGGTGCTCGACGGCGTCGAGATGGCCGGGGTCGTGCCGATGACGGCTGCCATGACGAAGCGCCTCACCCTCGGCTACCGCCGCGCCACCGCTCTCGCCGACGGTCCGCTGGTCCGTGCCGGCGAGCAGGTGACCGGTCACGAGTTCCACAAGACCGCCGTCACCTACGCAGCGCCCGGACAGGAGAGCTGGCGGTGGGAGCTCCACGACGGCACGAGCGCGACGGAGGGCTGGGTCAGCAGCAACGTCCACGCGTCGTACCTGCACGTGCACGGGGCGGGGCACCCGGAGCACGCCGAGCGGCTCGTCGCCCTGGCCAGGTCGTACGCCGCGAGCGTGCCGGCGTGA
- the cobO gene encoding cob(I)yrinic acid a,c-diamide adenosyltransferase translates to MPQGVPTNVPDDGLTTRQRRNRPLLMVHTGENKGKSTAAFGLGLRGWNQGWNVAVFQFVKSAKWKVGEENAYLALNTIHEQTGQGGPVQWNKMGDGWSWSRKKGEDEDHAQVARDGWEEIKRRILAEEHDLYILDEFAYPVKWGWVDAAEVAEFLKNRPGHQHVVITGRDVAPEIIEVADLVTEMTKIKHPMDNGQKGQKGIEW, encoded by the coding sequence ATGCCCCAGGGAGTCCCCACCAACGTCCCGGACGACGGCCTGACCACCCGCCAGCGCCGCAACCGGCCGCTGCTGATGGTCCACACCGGCGAGAACAAGGGCAAGAGCACCGCCGCCTTCGGCCTCGGCCTGCGTGGCTGGAACCAGGGCTGGAACGTCGCGGTCTTCCAGTTCGTGAAGTCGGCGAAGTGGAAGGTCGGCGAGGAGAACGCCTACCTGGCCCTCAACACGATCCACGAGCAGACCGGCCAGGGCGGCCCGGTGCAGTGGAACAAGATGGGCGACGGCTGGTCCTGGTCGCGCAAGAAGGGCGAGGACGAGGACCACGCCCAGGTCGCGCGCGACGGCTGGGAGGAGATCAAGCGCCGCATCCTCGCCGAGGAGCACGACCTCTACATCCTCGACGAGTTCGCCTACCCCGTGAAGTGGGGCTGGGTCGACGCGGCCGAGGTCGCGGAGTTCCTCAAGAACCGCCCGGGCCACCAGCACGTCGTCATCACCGGCCGCGACGTCGCGCCGGAGATCATCGAGGTCGCGGACCTGGTCACGGAGATGACCAAGATCAAGCACCCGATGGACAACGGCCAGAAGGGCCAGAAGGGCATCGAGTGGTGA